A genomic stretch from Nymphalis io chromosome 25, ilAglIoxx1.1, whole genome shotgun sequence includes:
- the LOC126778137 gene encoding thyrotropin-releasing hormone receptor-like isoform X2, producing MISIANFTQTNTQTPLQYNTNTYKNATQNRENTENLFDRFEFQNVTFSNNSISNSTFEMSNNFTEYAEIPYYIKATSMTFCIVIMCLGVIGNVMVPIVILKTKDMRNSTNIFLVNLSIADLMVLLVCTPTVLVEVNSKPETWVLGKELCLAVPFVELTVAHASVLTILAISFERYYAICEPLRAGYVCTKTRATLICALAWFFAALFTSPILAIAEMNTVTRQDGTSYQCLTQAVTFWQITFFVMVIIFLYLLPLIILIVLYTVIAKNLISAASKVVLNKTVDPYNTRARKQVILMLGTVVLCFFLCLMPYRVLALWIIITPSELSDNISPEKWYNLLYFSRIMLYINSAINPILYNLMSSKFRIGFCKVCICYKRTSERTQIRRAHRTVTNGSTTSSSLSRTTNSLKKLFTHRSSLDRSDTEADSKDDRDATVKTNGFFDRMFTNKRFIRQQSAPVCSNPKTKVFTRMKSEGSMLESEDKNREFGDTRKFIGHSNISGKNRLEIELEQSTRNHGSLRRSVLINSAKARSVEGDPNKKFVSYQKIKVDCVVGFQKSKSVDYDFPESFV from the exons ATGATTTCAATAGCAAATTTCACGCAAACAAATACCCAAACACCGTTACAGTACAATACAAACACATATAAAAATGCCACACAAAACCGCGAAAATACTGAAAACTTATTCGATAGATTCGAATTTCAGAATGTTACGTTCTCAAATAACTCAATATCGAATTCAACGTTCGAAATGTCGAATAACTTCACCGAGTACGCTGAGATACCTTATTATATAAAGGCAACATCGATGACGTTTTGCATAGTGATAATGTGCTTGGGCGTGATAGGCAACGTGATGGTCCCTATAGTGATATTAAAGACTAAGGACATGAGGAACTCCACGAACATTTTCCTGGTGAACTTAAGTATAGCTGATCTGATGGTGTTGCTTGTTTGTACGCCGACTGTGCTCGTCGAAGTCAACTCGAAACCCGAAACATGGGTGCTGGGGAAGGAATTAT GCCTAGCAGTTCCATTCGTGGAGCTGACGGTGGCGCACGCTTCGGTACTTACAATCCTGGCGATAAGCTTCGAAAGGTACTACGCTATATGTGAGCCGCTCCGAGCTGGATACGTCTGTACGAAAACTCGCGCCACGCTTATATGCGCATTGGCGTGGTTCTTCGCCGCCTTATTTACTAG TCCAATCCTGGCAATAGCTGAGATGAACACCGTGACGAGACAAGACGGAACCTCTTACCAATGTCTAACTCAGGCCGTCACTTTCTGGCAAATCACATTCTTCGTCATGGTCATCATATTTCTCTATCTCCTCCCTCTAATCATCCTTATTGTTCTGTATACGGTTATagctaaaaatttaatatcagcCGCTTCCAAAGTAGTTCTAAATAAGACTGTAGATCCTTATAATACTAGAGCGAGAAAGCAAGTTATCTTGATGCTTGGTACCGTAGTTCTATGCTTCTTTCTCTGTTTAATGCCTTATAGAGTACTTGCTCTTTGGATTATTATAACTCCATCTGAACTATCAGACAATATTAGCCCAGAAAAGtggtataatttactttatttttctagaATTATGCTGTACATAAACTCCGCTATTAACCCTATCTTGTATAATCTTATGTCATCTAAGTTTCGAATTGGCTTCTGTAAAGTATGCATCTGTTACAAGAGAACATCGGAAAGAACTCAAATACGACGAGCTCATAGAACCGTAACTAATGGTTCCACAACTAGCAGCAGTTTATCGAGAACAACGAATAGTCTTAAAAAGCTGTTCACACATAGAAGTAGCTTAGATAGAAGTGACACAGAAGCAGACAGCAAAGATGATAGAGACGCAACGGTTAAAACCAACGGATTTTTCGATAGAATGTTTACGAACAAACGGTTTATTCGACAGCAATCGGCACCAGTTTGTTCCAATCCAAAAACGAAAGTTTTTACTAGAATGAAAAGTGAAGGCAGTATGCTTGAATCAGAAGATAAGAACAGAGAGTTCGGAGATACCAGAAAATTTATAGGACATTCCAATATTAGTGGTAAAAATAGGTTGGAAATAGAATTGGAACAGTCCACTCGTAATCACGGATCGCTGAGACGtagtgttttaataaatagtgcaAAAGCAAGGAGTGTGGAGGGCGACCCTAATAAAAAGTTTGTGTCGTACCAAAAGATAAAAGTTGATTGCGTCGTCGGCTTCCAAAAGTCTAAGAGTGTGGATTATGATTTTCCAGAGAGTTTTGTGTGA